TCCATCAATtaataaaaagcattattttgcaaAGGGATTTTTTATTTCGGTCGGAAACCCTGAGCAGAGCTCATTTATGATAATCCTTTGTAATCAACCTGCTCGCCTAAACAGTGGTTGGCTATATTCCTATTTCTTCACATACGCACAGCTTGTACCTGAGATACTTCCATTCAACATTTTTACCATGTACTAGGCTTATGATGGGTTTCTCCTGACCtatgctgtgttttgtgtaggtgcAGATGGTAGCAGCCTAAATGATGGATGGGGAACACCAGGAAGAGAATCCTTTACACGAGAAAGGAAATCCTCTACACAATGAAGAGAAGACTTCAAGTGATGTGGAGAAGACTTTATATGACATGGAGAGAGCTTTATGTGACATAAAAAATAGTGCTGAAGAGAACAGTTCAAGTGATGATAACAGTTCAGGTGATGAAGTAGAAGAACAAAGACTGGATTCAAACCTCCCAAGTGGTTCAGATCCTCTTCCATCTAATGCAGAAAGCCCCTGCGATAATAGTGAATCTGAGCCGTCCCCCCAAAAAGCAGCACAAGCTAAAAAAACTTGCCTCAAGAAGTTTGCGCCACGGAAAGGCACAAGGTCAAGCCTACGTTCCAGCACAAAATTGACAGTCAGTGCATGTGATACGACAGATGATGGTAAAAGAAAATTGGACAAAAAGCACTTCTGCCTGTATTGCAGTGAACCACACCACAACATTGCAAGACATTTAGAAAGGATGCACGCAGAAGAAGCAGCTGTTGGTCATGCTATCAGCTTCCCAAAACTCTCCAAAATCAGGTCTCTGTTGCTTGACCAACTCCGTAACAAAGGCAACTATCAACACAACTTTGAAGTTCTTCAAAGTGGAGCTGGGGAAATTGTGAGAAAGTGTAGACCATCTAACGATGGCGTTTCTGTGCGTGACTGCCTGCCCTGCCAACACTGCTTAGCTTTTTTCTCCAAAATTGATTTATGGAAGCATGAGAGCTCATGTAATGCCAGAAAAGGACAAGATGAAATGAGGGGAGGAAAAAGAGTGAGGATCCAGGCTGCGTCCTCTCAACTTGTTCCATTGCCTGTCTATTCTACTGGAGGATATGAAGAAATAATACACAATATGAATCAAGATGACATCTCATGCCACATCAAAAATGATCCCCTCATATGTAAATATGGCAATGCACTATCTGCAAAGCATGGTCATGCCAAGTCACAGTTTACTTACATTGGTTCAAAAATGAGGGAATTGGCTAGATTTGTACTTGCTGTAAATGAGATGGACTGTGGTGTTCAATATCTGCATGAAGTATGTGTACCATCCAAATTCAAATTGGCCGTTCATGCTGCCAGGAAAATGAGTGGTCATGACCCTGCCTCCGACAGGTACAAGACCCCATCTCTTGCTTTAAAGATTGGCTATTCCTTGAAAAGAGCTACCGAAATAGCTTTTGGGGAGAGTCGTATGACAGAGAACCGTGAGGCAGAGGAACAAGCCAAAAGGTTCATTGAACTTCTTGAAAACGATTGGAATAACTGTTTTTCCGGTCTATCCCTCAGCGCTGTCCCTCAGTGTGATGAAGTTGATGTGTCTTCACTAACTGAGGATTTGATCAAACTTCAGAAGTTTCTCAAGGTTGCAGAGGACACAGCGAAGAAAGAATTGCTGGAGAACCCCACCAACACTGTCTGGAAAAAGCTCAATGAAACTCTTCTTGCAGAAATAGCTCTCTTCAACAGAAAAAGGACAGGCGAAGTTGCGAAAATGCTGTTGGAAACATACACAAACAGGAAGAAATCTCCAGCTAGTGCAGACATTTTCAATAACCTCTCAAGGCTGGAGCAGGAGCTTGGAGACGACAAATTAACCAGGTTGGAAATAGAAGGCAAAAATGGTAGGAAAATGCCAGTCCTACTAACGGAGAGGATGATCTCATCTCTTGAGATCCTTATTGCAAACAGAGACAAAGTTGGTGTGTCAAAGGACAACCCTTATGTCTTTGCACGTAGCCTGGATGCAGCAAGCTACATCAGAGGGTTTGACTGTCTGAGGAAGTGTGCACATGAGTGTGATGCAAAGAATCCTGAAAGTCTGATCCATGCGACAGTGAGGAAAGAGGTTGCTATCCATTGCCAACTACTAAACTTGAATGAAAGTGAATTGGATCAGGTGGCAAAGTTATTGGGACATGACACCCAGGTCCATAAAGAGTACTACAGGCTCTCTGAAAATGCTGCACATCTAGCAGAAATCAGCAAACTGCTGCTTGCAATGGATCAGGTTTCAGTGGTAATTCCAGGGCCATCTGAGGAAAGGGTTGTTTCTCCTACATATGGTGAGTAGTAGTTGCTTTACAGGGTATTTGGAGAAAATGTCCATTGTGTTTTAAGGGGTTAAATGATAAATTCAGTGGAAAAATCTGTTGTTTTTGTGCCATTTACATGTTCACGAGACCTACATTTTTGAGAAGCTGGCAACTTATTACTCTATAGTGTTTGCTCTGTTCCTCTTCACAATATATGATAATGGCACATGTTCATGAATCCTTTTCTTCTGTTTCTATTCATTTCATAGGGACATCTTCTGCAGGGACATACCCAGCTGGGACAGATACTGGAAGGACATATCCTACCGAGACATGTCCTACTGGGTCATCATATCC
The genomic region above belongs to Oncorhynchus mykiss isolate Arlee chromosome 3, USDA_OmykA_1.1, whole genome shotgun sequence and contains:
- the LOC118964311 gene encoding uncharacterized protein LOC118964311; this translates as MMDGEHQEENPLHEKGNPLHNEEKTSSDVEKTLYDMERALCDIKNSAEENSSSDDNSSGDEVEEQRLDSNLPSGSDPLPSNAESPCDNSESEPSPQKAAQAKKTCLKKFAPRKGTRSSLRSSTKLTVSACDTTDDGKRKLDKKHFCLYCSEPHHNIARHLERMHAEEAAVGHAISFPKLSKIRSLLLDQLRNKGNYQHNFEVLQSGAGEIVRKCRPSNDGVSVRDCLPCQHCLAFFSKIDLWKHESSCNARKGQDEMRGGKRVRIQAASSQLVPLPVYSTGGYEEIIHNMNQDDISCHIKNDPLICKYGNALSAKHGHAKSQFTYIGSKMRELARFVLAVNEMDCGVQYLHEVCVPSKFKLAVHAARKMSGHDPASDRYKTPSLALKIGYSLKRATEIAFGESRMTENREAEEQAKRFIELLENDWNNCFSGLSLSAVPQCDEVDVSSLTEDLIKLQKFLKVAEDTAKKELLENPTNTVWKKLNETLLAEIALFNRKRTGEVAKMLLETYTNRKKSPASADIFNNLSRLEQELGDDKLTRLEIEGKNGRKMPVLLTERMISSLEILIANRDKVGVSKDNPYVFARSLDAASYIRGFDCLRKCAHECDAKNPESLIHATVRKEVAIHCQLLNLNESELDQVAKLLGHDTQVHKEYYRLSENAAHLAEISKLLLAMDQVSVVIPGPSEERVVSPTYGTSSAGTYPAGTDTGRTYPTETCPTGSSYPTETYSAKSYTVEAQPSRSYHAGTYPEKSYPSGSHSARSYSAGKDSARAYPTVTHPAGTDPAGSYVAGTYTAGTHHARSYPASPYGLSSPATSYASGTNPASSYPAQTLPARTVITPTLHAQTLPVRTVPARTSPVRPWSDAAKAAVKRQLGHFISMMKVPGKRDCEVCLHNEPAVRDRTWRDIKNYVHNTVKSIKRKKGRTGVDPRKWTKKESAKIAKEEVGGTRTVPAQSEDERLEAGPVAVTTQRKQKIWSDEAQAAVRRQLGDFTKLMKIPGKTECDACIAAEPVLQGRTWKDVKNYVHNTLMTMCRRHISGKQNMDHEKQSPGTQKPGMQQKPKVPLGLPEDLPVYLYL